In Roseibium salinum, a single genomic region encodes these proteins:
- a CDS encoding GAF domain-containing protein: MNIAQDVKEAASAPQDDWGRLVTAIEFAQARAPWLATAGMMVPRADAAVLVDRIGDGDHRLTAAWPVTEPGQADLEKLAREAIEERRGLVSFAEDEEPGLEAGAGHSHLAYPIILGDTVPGAAAFSISSRDPVDINAAMRSIQWSLAWIRDVLQQSGTTGTGPTIEVLEILADLLGPTDFQAASHAFVIRLCSRFGLERASLGFRKRKSTVVSTISNSASFGRRMNLVRLTEQAMDEAIDQERAILFPARDKDSGVIRRCHERLSQEQDGTGILTLPLVDDGEILGALLLESASDRLPSQHDIDMMGAIAAFAGPLLVLRREESRNLLNKNLRALAALPWLVLGRRYGRTKLVVLALAASALALALVPADYQINADASIEAKTRRAIVAPYDGFIMEAPRRAGDTVRAGDLVVALDDRDMALEALNWESERQARALEYGRALSERNLRELNVFKARVQQAEVRLKQVNARIERAKLQAPIDGVVASGDLSQSIGGPFSAARSCWRSPPWMPSGSRSRSTRARSMRSGRE, from the coding sequence CTTGTGGACCGGATCGGGGACGGCGATCATCGCCTGACCGCGGCCTGGCCAGTCACGGAGCCGGGTCAGGCCGATCTGGAAAAGCTTGCGCGCGAAGCGATCGAGGAGCGCAGAGGACTTGTCTCGTTCGCTGAGGACGAAGAACCGGGGCTGGAGGCCGGCGCAGGCCATTCCCATCTTGCCTACCCCATCATACTCGGCGACACAGTGCCGGGAGCGGCGGCGTTTTCGATTTCCTCCAGGGACCCAGTCGACATCAATGCCGCGATGCGGTCGATCCAGTGGTCCCTCGCCTGGATCCGGGACGTACTGCAGCAGTCCGGCACCACCGGTACTGGCCCCACTATTGAGGTTCTGGAAATCCTCGCAGACTTGTTGGGGCCGACCGATTTTCAGGCTGCCTCCCATGCGTTTGTCATCCGACTGTGTTCCCGGTTCGGCCTGGAGCGCGCCAGCCTGGGTTTCCGGAAAAGAAAGTCGACCGTCGTCTCGACAATCTCAAACAGCGCGAGTTTCGGCCGCCGGATGAACCTCGTCCGCCTGACGGAGCAGGCGATGGACGAGGCAATCGACCAGGAACGGGCCATTCTGTTTCCCGCCCGGGACAAGGATAGCGGCGTGATCCGGCGATGCCACGAAAGGCTTTCGCAGGAACAGGACGGGACGGGAATACTCACTCTTCCGCTTGTCGACGATGGCGAAATCCTGGGGGCGCTGCTCCTGGAAAGTGCGAGCGACAGGCTGCCCTCGCAGCACGACATTGACATGATGGGGGCAATCGCGGCATTCGCCGGTCCTTTGCTCGTTCTGAGGCGGGAAGAGAGTCGCAATCTCCTGAACAAGAACCTGCGTGCACTAGCTGCGTTGCCGTGGCTGGTGTTGGGCAGGCGCTATGGGCGGACCAAACTGGTTGTCCTGGCGCTCGCGGCGTCGGCGCTTGCTCTCGCACTGGTTCCGGCGGACTACCAGATAAACGCCGACGCTTCCATAGAGGCAAAGACCAGACGAGCGATCGTCGCCCCCTACGACGGGTTCATCATGGAAGCACCGAGGCGCGCCGGTGATACGGTGCGAGCAGGGGATCTCGTTGTTGCCCTGGACGACCGGGACATGGCCCTGGAAGCGCTCAACTGGGAATCGGAACGACAGGCGCGCGCGCTCGAATACGGAAGGGCCTTGAGTGAGAGGAACCTGAGGGAGCTCAACGTTTTCAAGGCCCGAGTTCAGCAGGCGGAAGTGCGACTCAAGCAGGTCAACGCCAGGATCGAACGGGCGAAGCTCCAAGCGCCAATCGACGGTGTCGTGGCGTCCGGAGACTTGAGTCAGTCGATCGGGGGGCCGTTCAGCGCGGCGAGGTCCTGCTGGAGATCGCCCCCCTGGATGCCTTCAGGCTCACGCTCGAGGTCGACGAGAGCCAGATCGATGAGGTCAGGCCGGGAATGA